Proteins encoded together in one Dehalococcoidia bacterium window:
- a CDS encoding toprim domain-containing protein, with protein sequence MDIRYYLNSKGFNWREVNRATGPVATMNCPFCGDREKKFAISLTDGAWNCMHLNNCGRKGSFLQLQRELGDAPLPVDAANMMYRPVKEPPKVYVKPDMPTAMLDGRALEWLEKERGFTKETIDHFGMRQSEKGGSVCWLYYKDGQLVNVKSRAMSEKKFWNAKSAEPVLYNRDNCKGNNERLIITEGEFDCMALYQYGIESVSVPNGTGDKRWIDTEWEFLQGFQEIILCLDNDKAGVALRDELIQRLGRYRCRIVALPHKDANECLIQGVPVNAVHDAFRNAADVPPDLLVSALDYTEEVIELFNHPAMVEGTKTAFAGLNKLLHGWRDQELTIWSGTNGSGKSTILNQVMLDLLAKGVPVCMASLELPPKQYLRWAVMQWTERHLPDDEQIYKAFADFGPYLYIINTHEEIEPARVLDCFTYAARRYGVKHFIIDSLSRLSFPLKDENNEHKKFVSDFLSFVKANNAHGHLVAHPRKGYSDDDRPGKVDIGGTGHITNLAHNVLIMWRPSQELRDKAFQKGKEPPESRLLVVKNREWGLEGSIDLSFNPDVKKFYNH encoded by the coding sequence ATGGACATACGATACTATCTTAACTCAAAGGGATTCAACTGGCGGGAAGTCAACCGGGCCACCGGGCCAGTGGCGACGATGAATTGTCCGTTCTGTGGCGACCGGGAAAAGAAATTTGCTATCAGCCTGACCGATGGGGCGTGGAATTGTATGCACTTGAACAATTGCGGGCGCAAGGGGTCGTTTCTCCAGCTTCAAAGGGAATTGGGTGACGCACCGCTGCCGGTAGATGCGGCCAACATGATGTACCGTCCCGTTAAGGAGCCGCCGAAGGTCTATGTTAAGCCGGACATGCCGACGGCCATGCTGGACGGCAGGGCGTTGGAATGGCTGGAAAAAGAGCGGGGATTTACCAAAGAAACTATCGATCATTTTGGTATGCGGCAATCGGAAAAGGGTGGGAGCGTTTGCTGGTTGTATTACAAAGACGGCCAACTTGTGAACGTCAAGAGCCGGGCCATGAGCGAAAAGAAATTCTGGAACGCCAAGAGCGCCGAACCTGTTTTATATAATCGGGACAACTGTAAGGGCAATAACGAGCGACTAATAATTACCGAGGGTGAGTTTGATTGCATGGCTTTATACCAGTACGGCATCGAGTCCGTCAGTGTTCCAAACGGGACAGGGGATAAGCGTTGGATAGATACCGAGTGGGAGTTTTTGCAGGGGTTCCAAGAAATCATTCTTTGCCTGGATAATGACAAGGCGGGAGTAGCCTTGCGGGATGAACTGATTCAACGGTTGGGCCGCTATCGCTGCCGGATAGTTGCGCTACCGCATAAAGACGCGAACGAGTGTTTGATTCAGGGCGTGCCGGTGAACGCGGTACACGATGCTTTCCGCAATGCCGCCGATGTTCCGCCAGACCTGCTTGTCAGTGCGCTTGACTATACCGAAGAGGTGATAGAACTGTTTAATCATCCGGCTATGGTCGAGGGTACGAAAACAGCATTCGCCGGGCTTAATAAGTTATTACATGGCTGGCGGGATCAGGAACTTACGATATGGAGCGGTACGAACGGTAGTGGCAAATCGACGATACTTAATCAGGTGATGCTCGACTTGTTGGCAAAGGGCGTTCCGGTTTGCATGGCAAGCCTTGAATTGCCGCCGAAGCAATATCTCAGGTGGGCCGTGATGCAATGGACGGAGCGGCATTTGCCGGACGATGAGCAGATATACAAGGCGTTTGCCGATTTCGGGCCATACTTGTATATCATAAACACGCATGAGGAAATTGAACCGGCGCGGGTGCTGGACTGTTTTACCTATGCGGCCCGCCGATACGGGGTTAAGCATTTTATTATAGATAGCTTGAGCCGTTTATCGTTTCCGCTTAAAGATGAAAACAACGAGCATAAGAAATTTGTTTCCGATTTTCTCTCGTTCGTAAAAGCTAATAACGCGCATGGTCATTTAGTGGCACACCCGCGCAAAGGTTATTCGGACGACGACCGGCCTGGAAAGGTGGACATTGGCGGTACAGGGCATATAACCAATCTCGCTCATAACGTGCTTATTATGTGGCGACCGAGCCAAGAGTTGCGGGACAAGGCTTTTCAAAAAGGAAAAGAGCCTCCAGAATCGAGGCTCTTGGTGGTGAAAAATCGGGAATGGGGATTAGAGGGATCGATTGACTTGTCATTTAATCCTGACGTTAAGAAGTTTTACAACCATTAA
- a CDS encoding single-stranded DNA-binding protein, giving the protein MGFQGTSRTEITGYVAKDPELRHTANNTAVATFSIPVTRKWGEQEKTEWFRCVAWGKVADIVSKYVHKGSLLQVDGYQQTKEWEDKEGVKRYSTEIIINYPTLLPGGGGKKKKDEVAGGKASDDEDLPF; this is encoded by the coding sequence ATGGGTTTCCAAGGAACGAGTCGTACCGAAATAACGGGATATGTCGCCAAGGACCCGGAGTTGCGCCACACGGCCAACAATACGGCGGTAGCTACGTTCAGCATACCCGTAACCCGCAAGTGGGGCGAACAGGAAAAGACCGAATGGTTCCGCTGCGTGGCATGGGGCAAGGTCGCCGACATTGTGTCTAAGTATGTCCACAAGGGGAGTCTGCTTCAGGTTGATGGCTACCAGCAGACGAAGGAATGGGAAGATAAGGAAGGCGTCAAGCGATACTCAACTGAGATTATTATCAATTACCCGACACTTCTGCCGGGCGGCGGTGGCAAGAAAAAGAAAGATGAAGTGGCTGGCGGCAAGGCCAGTGATGACGAGGATTTGCCCTTCTAA
- a CDS encoding site-specific integrase yields MLTDWLTRCAMRVNNTPMKSNGQLNGRRFMGVKVKFHKGAWWVFINWRGHRKAKRIGASEAAANDAAGKISARLALGEYNFDERQEMTFEDYSADWLEKYIKPLRRETTYKRYKTVLKKYICPEIGAIEVDKLRRSQIRDMLLRHHKAGKSVSTLLLLRDIVSGVMNCAVDDELVPANPTREIIKTLGIKRDRSSEVRPFNGGEVDLILGKCLEIYPEYYPFMLTAFRAGMRLGEILALQWDDVDWRGGLILVQRSYRNQRITRTKTGKARQVEMSGELAAELKRLHAERKAQALAAGSNEPVKWMFHNGGQPIAQNSVRYIWRRLLRAAGIHYEKFHAVRHTYASLLLSAGVSVYYVSQQIGHSGIEMTIRFYSHFIPSENRRGVNILDGEIKPKPAPDRCGVGG; encoded by the coding sequence ATGTTGACAGATTGGTTGACGAGGTGTGCAATGCGGGTAAATAATACGCCCATGAAGTCCAACGGCCAACTCAACGGGAGGCGATTCATGGGAGTAAAAGTCAAGTTCCACAAGGGCGCGTGGTGGGTATTTATCAACTGGCGCGGTCACCGGAAGGCCAAGCGGATAGGTGCAAGCGAGGCTGCCGCCAATGATGCTGCCGGTAAAATATCGGCGCGGCTGGCCCTGGGGGAGTACAATTTCGACGAGCGGCAGGAAATGACGTTTGAAGATTATTCCGCCGACTGGCTTGAAAAATATATCAAACCCTTGCGCCGGGAAACTACTTACAAACGATACAAAACCGTGCTGAAAAAATATATCTGTCCCGAAATCGGCGCAATCGAAGTCGATAAACTCAGGCGCTCACAGATAAGGGACATGCTGCTGAGACACCATAAGGCCGGGAAATCAGTATCAACCCTGCTGCTGCTGCGGGATATAGTAAGCGGAGTGATGAACTGCGCGGTGGACGATGAGCTGGTCCCGGCCAATCCGACAAGGGAGATTATCAAGACCCTGGGTATTAAGCGGGACAGGTCAAGCGAGGTGCGGCCCTTCAACGGCGGCGAGGTTGATCTGATACTCGGAAAGTGCCTCGAAATCTACCCGGAATATTACCCGTTCATGCTTACGGCGTTCAGGGCGGGAATGCGGCTCGGTGAGATTCTGGCGCTACAATGGGATGATGTTGACTGGCGCGGCGGGCTGATCCTTGTCCAGCGCAGTTACCGGAACCAACGGATAACCAGGACAAAGACGGGCAAGGCCCGCCAGGTGGAAATGAGCGGTGAGCTGGCAGCCGAGTTGAAGCGGCTCCATGCCGAGAGAAAGGCTCAAGCCCTTGCTGCGGGTAGTAATGAGCCGGTCAAGTGGATGTTCCACAACGGCGGGCAACCGATAGCTCAGAACAGCGTCCGGTATATCTGGCGGCGGCTGCTGCGGGCCGCAGGGATTCACTATGAGAAGTTTCACGCGGTACGGCATACATACGCCAGTCTGCTGCTGTCCGCCGGGGTGAGTGTTTATTATGTCAGCCAGCAGATAGGGCATAGTGGTATCGAGATGACGATACGCTTTTATTCTCATTTTATCCCGTCAGAAAATCGACGGGGAGTGAACATTTTAGACGGGGAAATTAAACCCAAACCAGCGCCGGATAGGTGCGGCGTAGGAGGATAG
- a CDS encoding DNA repair protein MmcB-related protein codes for MFINHIAYEIKCSRADLFGDRKYPSYWPYCNSFYFAVPNGLVTRAEMEQFAPQCGFIQVTGNGQRMQIVRQPVRMNTAGIEQSIYHHVLMWRVTPIARL; via the coding sequence ATGTTTATCAACCATATCGCCTATGAGATCAAATGCAGCCGGGCCGACCTATTCGGAGATAGGAAGTATCCGAGCTACTGGCCGTACTGTAATTCGTTTTATTTTGCCGTCCCAAACGGACTGGTGACGAGGGCTGAAATGGAACAGTTCGCGCCGCAATGTGGGTTTATCCAGGTTACGGGCAACGGCCAGCGGATGCAAATAGTGCGCCAGCCAGTACGCATGAACACCGCCGGAATTGAGCAATCTATTTATCATCACGTCCTGATGTGGCGAGTAACGCCGATTGCCCGGCTGTAG
- a CDS encoding site-specific integrase has translation MNHTYGERRLRWLPEVEVRQIIARSANPLLLDTVFFYGLRRSEVGLIKRSDVERDGIWITALKRRKPFRQFMPLVEPLKSKLLKYLMSHGHEYLFPGYSGHGVSGEMVAKIWRDAAPKGVSAHVLRHSRAMAFSEKGMPIEDCSYWLRHSSIKSTECYYKISATRAKNIALAMA, from the coding sequence ATGAACCACACTTACGGTGAGCGCCGCCTGCGCTGGCTGCCGGAAGTCGAGGTGCGCCAGATCATAGCAAGGTCGGCCAATCCTTTGCTGCTGGATACGGTGTTCTTCTACGGTCTACGACGGTCGGAAGTCGGCCTGATTAAACGCAGCGATGTCGAGCGGGACGGCATCTGGATTACGGCGCTCAAGAGACGCAAGCCGTTCAGGCAGTTCATGCCGTTGGTCGAGCCGCTGAAGTCAAAGTTGCTGAAGTACCTGATGAGCCACGGCCATGAGTACCTGTTCCCCGGTTATTCCGGCCACGGGGTCAGCGGGGAAATGGTAGCCAAGATATGGCGGGATGCCGCACCAAAGGGCGTGTCGGCTCATGTATTGAGGCACTCGCGGGCAATGGCCTTCAGCGAAAAGGGAATGCCCATAGAGGATTGTTCCTACTGGCTGAGGCACAGCAGTATCAAGTCAACCGAATGTTACTACAAAATCTCAGCCACGCGGGCGAAGAATATCGCTCTGGCAATGGCGTAG